The Trichoderma atroviride chromosome 5, complete sequence genome contains a region encoding:
- a CDS encoding uncharacterized protein (EggNog:ENOG41~antiSMASH:Cluster_5.8~SMCOG1039:aldo/keto reductase family oxidoreductase) → MGSSQNGGVSTAHVNMMTDTIIANLPADGLRVVVRSLLVLFPGITGAFEQETKKYITQKVASSIIPEDANPSLVDLGKTQQIARSMLGCGLSFQSLELFQNLVIQGAAVLSRTNDSDLSSLEIFLASVDGDIVQAMTAVQKSLFIDTGARVMNDGEKSMVKGLHQSIIDCHDALKMTNRDFPFGRSLVSTAGILGLPRAALPDASQQLYNQIAVAQPPPQAQETFQLNGRNVPRIFSGLWQMSSPAWGAASTSKIVGQFSKHVQQGFTAFDMADHYGDAEIVFGRFSSLYPHKDAIFTATKYCVFHPMAVSREAVQANVSERCRRLQTEKIDLLQFHWQFYDNPDYLKALQFLSEDSRVAAVGLCNFDTKHLLNVVESGIRVHANQVQFSLVDSRPVFEMGSACEKHDIKLLTYGTLCGGFLADKWLGKAEPDVYDGSITPSQRKYFEMIRSWGGWDLFQELLAALRIIATKHHVDISNVATRWVLDFPYVGAVIVGARMGISEHTDENLRSFGWTLDSSDQDMLEAILKRSRRKDIYEHIGDCGAEYR, encoded by the exons ATGGGCAGCTCTCAAAATGGCGGGGTTTCCACGGCCCATGTCAATATGATGACGGACACCATCATCGCTAACCTCCCGGCTGACGGTCTTCGCGTGGTGGTTAGGTCACTTCTCGTCTTATTTCCGGGAATTACGGGCGCATTTGAACAGGAGACGAAAAAGTACATTACGCAGAAAGTCGCGTCTTCGATAATACCAGAAGATGCGAATCCTAGTCTCGTGGACCTCGGAAAGACGCAGCAGATTGCTCGCAGTATGCTGGGCTGTGGACTTTCCTTTCAAAGCCTTGAGCTATTCCAAAATCTAGTCATTCAAGGAGCTGCTGTATTGTCAAGGACAAATGACAGCGACCTTTCTAGTCTGGAAATATTTCTTGCCAGTGTGGACGGTGATATTGTACAAGCCATGACTGCTGTTCAGAAATCCCTTTTTATAGATACCGGCGCGCGGGTAATgaatgatggagagaaaagcATGGTAAAGGGCCTCCATCAGTCGATTATTGACTGCCATGATGCTCTAAAGATGACAAATAGGGACTTCCCCTTTGGAAGAAGCCTGGTCTCAACTGCTGGGATTCTTGGCCTGCCCCGGGCTGCTCTTCCAGATGCGAGCCAGCAACTTTACAATCAGATTGCTGTAGCACAGCCTCCCCCACAAGCCCAAGAGACATTCCAGTTGAACGGACGCAATGTGCCTCGGATATTTTCAGGGCTTTGGCAGATGTCGAGTCCTGCTTGGGGCGCTGCATCCACGTCTAAAATCGTAGGGCAGTTCTCAAAACATGTACAGCAAGGATTCACGGCATTCGACATGGCTGATCATTATGGAGATGCTGAAATTGTATTT GGCCGCTTTTCATCGCTGTATCCTCATAAAGACGCAATATTCACAGCAACGAAATACTGTGTTTTCCATCCAATGGCTGTATCTCGCGAAGCCGTGCAAGCTAATGTCAGCGAGAGATGCCGACGGCTACAAACAGAAAAGATTGATTTGCTACAGTTCCATTGGCAGTTT TACGACAACCCTGACTACCTAAAGGCTCTCCAATTCTTATCAGAAGACAGTAGGGTGGCTGCAGTTGGACTGTGCAATTTCGATACGAAGCACCTTCTTAACGTAGTTGAGAGCGGCATCAGGGTACACGCCAACCAGGTTCAG TTTTCCCTTGTTGACTCGCGACCTGTCTTTGAAATGGGCAGCGCCTGTGAGAAACACGATATCAAGCTCTTGACATATGGCACATTG TGTGGTGGCTTTCTTGCCGATAAATGGCTTGGAAAGGCCGAGCCAGATGTATACGACGGATCAATTACACCTAGCCAGAGAAAG TATTTCGAGATGATTCGCAGCTGGGGTGGCTGGGATCTTTTCCAAGAGCTTCTTGCTGCGCTGAGAATTATTGCTACAAAACACCATGTCGACATATCCAACGTCGCAACACGCTGGGTACTAGATTTTCCCTACGTGGGCGCGGTTATCGTGGGCGCACGTATGGGAATCAGCGAACATACAGACGAGAACTTGCGAAGCTTTGGATGGACCCTTGACTCGTCAGACCAGGATATGCTGGAAGCTATTCTGAAgagaagtagaagaaaagatatcTATGAACATATAGGTGATTGCGGAGCTGAATATCGATAA
- a CDS encoding uncharacterized protein (EggNog:ENOG41~TransMembrane:1 (o325-345i)): MNACLPCRKVKMKCRLGSQPASKCERCARKSLDCVFQQHRRGRKPGTKISKRKGIELPSTDAATKQTPDYSRGTPSIVEGGPAEDPGNLQPSGVLNQEAMRGKFSLRRILSTTDGDALEPPERPLPTHLEDPIEMNILSLSMAKTLFENFITLLNPYISQLDPHLHTFDYVRKSSFLFTTVLAMSAKTFSPAVYNALYEHAQDLYTESFRNGTKSTEIVQAILILTYWKQPQDTRAWTSVGYAIRMCMDMGWHKLTAYSAASRANDDETKRREVRNVERTWLVLFVYDRSISLQTGRPWMIDRSPFIESIEAWCSDPIADRTDDLLGAFVTLRLMISSIFPLHAFDSRRREKMVSEDLESLLSIKKASIERWERRWIQSVEKRQTPEEGSCHKFLIRFYGTHFRLQLFSLPLRDVLSSEYSDSSLHLDIIWAAFTGALDMLKLTSRNTSLLSFAQDSIHVMTAYSAAFLVKLLLSAPDVIVQEIEYTVVDTIRAASRAFSQTGAATGTSCELQARFLNNIAIKLSQRKKDAPTTPNLQSADNYSAANQNELDSARLSFLPLATSQSVPQPFEQTNPDVFIFHPADLDPFFTDDCAWADIMSSTVFNTQNNAILA, from the exons ATGAATGCCTGTCTCCCATGTCGAAAAGTAAAGATGAAATGCCGGCTGGGCAGCCAGCCGGCTTCTAAATGTGAACGTTGCGCGCGGAAGTCTCTCGATTGCGTGTTCCAGCAGCACCGCAGAGGTCGAAAGCCCGGGACGAA AATTTCTAAACGGAAGGGCATTGAGCTGCCTTCAACAGATGCGGCCACCAAGCAGACGCCGGACTACAGCAGAGGCACTCCATCCATCGTAGAGGGCGGGCCAGCTGAAGATCCTGGTAACTTGCAGCCATCAGGTGTACTCAACCAGGAAGCAATGCGAGGCAAGTTCTCGCTGCGGCGCATACTAAGCACCACGGATGGCGATGCACTGGAGCCGCCCGAAAGACCTCTCCCGACGCATCTGGAAGATCCAATCGAGATGAACATACTGAGTCTTTCCATGGCCAAAACGCTTTTCGAAAA CTTCATAACTCTTCTGAATCCATACATCAGCCAGCTCGACCCTCATCTACACACGTTCGACTACGTTCGCAAGTCATCGTTTCTCTTCACAACAGTTCTTGCCATGTCGGCAAAGACATTCAGCCCCGCCGTGTATAATGCATTATATGAACATGCACAAGACCTCTATACCGAAAGCTTTAGGAACGGCACCAAGTCAACCGAGATTGTTCAGGCTATTCTCATTCTCACCTACTGGAAGCAGCCGCAGGACACGCGCGCTTGGACCTCGGTCGGATATGCAATTCGTATGTGCATGGACATGGGGTGGCATAAATTGACGGCGTACTCAGCAGCTAGCCGGGCCAACGATGACGAGACGAAGCGACGAGAAGTCCGGAATGTCGAAAGAACATGGCTGGTCTTGTTCGTGTACGATCGAAG TATCAGCCTTCAGACAGGCCGGCCCTGGATGATTGATCGCAGTCCGTTTATAGAGTCGATCGAGGCCTGGTGCAGCGACCCAATAGCCGACCGAACCGATGATTTGCTTGGTGCATTTGTTACACTACGACTGATGATCTCGTCAATATTCCCTTTGCACGCTTTCGATTCCCgacggagagaaaagatggtGTCCGAAGATTTAGAATCTCTGCTTTCGATTAAAAAGGCCAGCATTGAGAGATGGGAGCGTCGTTGGATTCAAAGTGTCGAAAAAAGGCAGACCCCAGAAGAGGGGAGCTGCCATAAATTCCTGATCCGTTTTTACGGAACGCATTTTCGATTGCAGCTCTTCTCGTTACCATTACGAGACGTATTGTCGTCAGAGTATTCAGACTCATCGCTCCATTTGGACATCATCTGGGCCGCGTTCACAGGCGCCTTGGATATGTTGAAGTTGACATCGCGCAATACATCGTTGTTATCTTTTGCTCAAGATTCGATACATGTCATGACTGCTTATAGTGCAGCCTTCCTCGTAAAG CTTCTCTTATCTGCACCCGATGTAATTGTCCAGGAGATCGAATACACGGTGGTGGATACCATTCGTGCTGCTTCTCGAGCATTTTCCCAGACAGGGGCAGCTACCGGAACAAGCTGTGAGCTACAAGCCAGATTTCTCAACAATATCGCCATCAAGCTTTCTCAACGGAAGAAGGATGCTCCAACGACACCAAATCTTCAAAGCGCGGATAACTACTCAGCCGCTAATCAGAATGAGCTGGATTCAGCCAGGCTCTCTTTTCTACCTCTAGCAACCAGCCAATCCGTGCCGCAGCCCTTCGAACAAACCAACCCGGACGTATTTATATTCCATCCTGCTGACCTCGACCCGTTCTTCACAGACGACTGTGCGTGGGCAGATATAATGTCAAGTACTGTCTTCAACACGCAAAATAATGCAATACTGGCGTAA
- a CDS encoding uncharacterized protein (TransMembrane:11 (o36-52i64-82o117-139i146-167o173-192i267-288o320-345i366-385o391-419i440-462o468-488i)) → MEKHPEHGVSEETPRHEDVSTVIETSSLKRDLSSRHINMIAIAGMIGTGLFLSSGQAIATAGPAGALLAYIVMGFVTAGVSYTTGEITAFMPGTGGFIRHATKFVEPALGAATGWNFWYTMAITVPAEISAAATVIQFWNKSINPGVWITVFLVVIVALNLCGVRLYGESEVVFASLKIMLILGLIIGGLVIDLGGGPNHDRLGFRYWNHPGAFNAYIKTGATGHFLAFWKVLLTAAFSYGNIQVVAISGSETRNPRKIIPAATKKTFYRVLFFYVLSIFIVGLIVPYNDPSLAISTGTAQQSPFVIAFQRSGVKVVPSIINAVVCTSAISSGSACIFIASRTLYGLSCDGHAPRFFQRCNRFGSPHYAIGLTCLLLPLVYLNVANNTSVVFGWFVNITTVSGLIGWVVIEATYLRFYAGLKSQGYSRDALPYKSPLQPYISWATMFVVSLVILFSGFDVFVKGHFTAAGFLTCYLNIAIFIAIYIFFKICFKSKVIPVKEIDFETEFLSIQREKDAAEVAF, encoded by the exons ATGGAGAAACACCCGGAACACGGCGTCAGTGAAGAGACGCCTCGCCATGAAGATGTGTCCACGGTCATCGAGACGAGCAGTCTCAAACGAGACCTCAGCTCTCGCCACATCAACATGATTGCCATTGCGGGGATGATT GGTACAGGCCTTTTTCTCAGCTCAGGGCAAGCAATTGCAACTGCGGGGCCGGCTGGGGCGCTGTTGGCGTACATTGTGATGGGATTTGTCACGGCTGGAGTTTCGTACACAACCGGTGAGATTACTGCGTTCATGCCCGGAACTGGTGGGTTCATTCGGCATGCAACGAAATTCGTGGAGCCGGCGCTCGGTGCGGCCACTGGATGGAACTTCT GGTATACAATGGCCATCACTGTACCTGCAGAGATTAGCGCTGCTGCCACAGTGATACAGTTCTGGAATAAGTCGATCAATCCGGGGGTTTGGATCACCGTTTTCTTGGTTGTCATTGTCGCTCTCAATCTCTGCGGCGTGCGTCTATATGGCGAG TCTGAAGTCGTGTTTGCATCCTTAAAGATCATGTTGATTCTCGGCCTAATCATTGGTGGTCTGGTCATCGACCTAGGAGGCGGGCCAAATCATGATCGGTTGGGGTTCCGTTACTGGAACCATCCCGGGGCCTTCAACGCCTACATCAAGACGGGAGCAACAGGGCACTTCCTGGCCTTTTGGAAAGTGCTGCTTACGGCTGCGTTCAGCTACGGCAATATACAAGTCGTTGCAATCTCAGGTTCTGAGACTCGGAACCCTAGAAAAATCATTCCGGCAGCTACCAAGAAGACATTTTATCGAGTCTTGTTCTTTTACGTActcagcatcttcattgtTGGCCTCATCGT CCCATACAATGACCCCTCGCTCGCCATTTCCACCGGCACTGCTCAGCAGTCTCCCTTTGTCATTGCTTTTCAACGATCCGGTGTCAAAGTCGTTCCATCCATTATCAATGCAGTTGTATGCACTTCTGCCATTAGCAGTGGCTCAGcttgcatcttcatcgcGTCGCGGACCCTCTATGGCTTGAGCTGTGATGGACATGCACCTCGTTTCTTTCAACGCTGCAACCGATTCGGATCGCCTCATTATGCCATTGGACTGACCTGCCTATTGCTACCTCTCGTCTACTTGAACGTTGCTAACAACACGTCGGTGGTGTTTGGCTGGTTTGTCAATATTACGACGGTTTCTGGGTTGATAGGTTGGGTGGTAATTGAAGCTACCTATCTTCGATTCTACGCGGGACTCAAAAGCCAGGGATATTCGAGAGACG CGCTTCCCTACAAAAGTCCACTGCAGCCATATATTTCATGGGCGACCATGTTTGTGGTGAGCCTCGTCATTCTTTTCTCAG GGTTCGACGTATTCGTCAAAGGCCATTTTACTGCCGCAGGATTTTTGACCTGCTACCTTAACATTGCCATATTTATCG CCATCTACATTTTCTTCAAAATATGCTTCAAGTCAAAGGTCATCCCGGTAAAAGAAATTGATTTCGAAACAGAATTCTTGTCAATTCAGCGGGAAAAGGACGCTGCAGAGGTTGCATTTTAA